In one Musa acuminata AAA Group cultivar baxijiao chromosome BXJ2-5, Cavendish_Baxijiao_AAA, whole genome shotgun sequence genomic region, the following are encoded:
- the LOC103983977 gene encoding vacuolar cation/proton exchanger 3 isoform X2: MTGKVRFSLDPHSSPQMDKINEKPQLAIVHSHLEMGSMDGRSEHEFEDESLVTPVNLSRRSNGLNGGYHGSFSTAEQDTSIRSLNDSLWRTLKVVLFTSKINILMPCGPLAVFIHHSFDDKGWVFFLSLLGIIPLAERLGFATEQLAFFTGPTVGGLLNATFGNATELIISIHALKGGMIRVVQQSLLGSILSNMLLVLGCAFFSGGIVFLKKEQVFDKAAAVVNSGLLLMAVMGLLFPAVLHSTHSEVHYGKSELALSRFSSCIMLVAYASYLVFQLKDQRDSYDPVGEEGCQNEGSTDDEDEVAEISKWEAITWLAILTVWISVLSDYLVDAIQGASVAWNIPVAFISVILLPIVGNAAEHASAIIFAMKDKLDISLGVAIGSSTQISMFGIPFCVVVGWIMGQPMDLNFQLFETATLFITVLVVAFMLQEGTSSYFKGLMLMLCYLIVAASFFVHVDPPVDDKNP, from the exons ATGACCGGGAAGGTGCGATTCAGCCTCGATCCACACTCGTCGCCGCAG ATGGACAAAATTAATGAGAAACCGCAGCTGGCCATAGTTCACTCCCACTTAGAA ATGGGTTCTATGGATGGTAGATCAGAACACGAGTTTGAGGATGAAAGCCTTGTAACCCCTGTGAATCTTTCCAGAAGGTCTAATGGTCTGAATGGaggttatcatggttccttttctACTGCTGAGCAAGACACCAGTATCAGAAGTCTAAATGATAGTTTATGGAGGACCTTAAAAGTAGTATTGTTTACGTCCAAGATTAACATATTGATGCCTTGCGGACCTTTAGCGGTCTTCATCCATCATTCGTTTGATGATAAA GGATGGGTATTCTTCCTAAGCTTGCTCGGCATTATTCCATTGGCAGAGCGTTTGGGTTTTGCCACTGA ACAGCTAGCATTTTTCACGGGACCAACAG TGGGAGGGCTTTTAAATGCTACTTTTGGAAATGCAACAGAGTTAATAATATCAATCCATGCGCTAAAAGGTGGAATGATACGGGTTGTCCAACAGTCATTGTTAGGATCTATTTTGTCAAATATGCTGCTGGTCCTTGGGTGTGCATTCTTCAGTGGAGGGATTGTTTTCCTGAAAAAGGAGCAAGTTTTTGATAAG GCAGCTGCTGTAGTGAACTCTGGACTGCTCTTAATGGCAGTGATGGGCCTGCTTTTTCCTGCTGTTCTACATTCCACACATTCAGAAGTACATTATGGCAAGTCAGAGTTAGCCCTCTCAAGGTTTAGCAGCTGCATAATGCTTGTGGCTTATGCCTCTTACCTTGTTTTCCAGTTAAAGGACCAGAGAGATTCCTATGATCCAGTTGGTGAG GAAGGATGCCAAAATGAAGGGAGCACAGATGATGAAGATGAAGTTGCCGAAATTTCAAAATGGGAAGCCATCACCTGGCTTGCAATTTTGACTGTTTGGATTTCAGTGCTCTCTGACTACTTGGTTGATGCCATTCAG GGTGCATCGGTTGCTTGGAACATACCTGTTGCTTTCATAAGTGTAATCTTGCTCCCAATTGTGGGTAATGCTGCCGAGCACGCAAGTGCAATTATCTTTGCCATGAAAGACAAGCTT GACATTTCTCTTGGAGTTGCTATTGGGTCATCTACACAGATATCCATGTTTGGG ATTCCTTTCTGCGTGGTAGTAGGTTGGATCATGGGACAACCAATGGACTTAAATTTCCAACTCTTCGAGACCGCAACACTCTTTATAACAGTACTAGTTGTAGCCTTCATGCTGCAG GAGGGAACGTCTAGCTATTTCAAAGGTTTAATGCTCATGCTATGCTATCTTATCGTTGCTGCCAGTTTTTTTGTACATGTTGATCCTCCTGTCG ACGATAAAAACCCTTGA
- the LOC103983977 gene encoding vacuolar cation/proton exchanger 2 isoform X3, whose translation MTGKVRFSLDPHSSPQMDKINEKPQLAIVHSHLEGWVFFLSLLGIIPLAERLGFATEQLAFFTGPTVGGLLNATFGNATELIISIHALKGGMIRVVQQSLLGSILSNMLLVLGCAFFSGGIVFLKKEQVFDKAAAVVNSGLLLMAVMGLLFPAVLHSTHSEVHYGKSELALSRFSSCIMLVAYASYLVFQLKDQRDSYDPVGEEGCQNEGSTDDEDEVAEISKWEAITWLAILTVWISVLSDYLVDAIQGASVAWNIPVAFISVILLPIVGNAAEHASAIIFAMKDKLDISLGVAIGSSTQISMFGIPFCVVVGWIMGQPMDLNFQLFETATLFITVLVVAFMLQEGTSSYFKGLMLMLCYLIVAASFFVHVDPPVGEFLIQRFPVKSLSSLASRLILSCKQKSKKRFCCNLDPLDET comes from the exons ATGACCGGGAAGGTGCGATTCAGCCTCGATCCACACTCGTCGCCGCAG ATGGACAAAATTAATGAGAAACCGCAGCTGGCCATAGTTCACTCCCACTTAGAA GGATGGGTATTCTTCCTAAGCTTGCTCGGCATTATTCCATTGGCAGAGCGTTTGGGTTTTGCCACTGA ACAGCTAGCATTTTTCACGGGACCAACAG TGGGAGGGCTTTTAAATGCTACTTTTGGAAATGCAACAGAGTTAATAATATCAATCCATGCGCTAAAAGGTGGAATGATACGGGTTGTCCAACAGTCATTGTTAGGATCTATTTTGTCAAATATGCTGCTGGTCCTTGGGTGTGCATTCTTCAGTGGAGGGATTGTTTTCCTGAAAAAGGAGCAAGTTTTTGATAAG GCAGCTGCTGTAGTGAACTCTGGACTGCTCTTAATGGCAGTGATGGGCCTGCTTTTTCCTGCTGTTCTACATTCCACACATTCAGAAGTACATTATGGCAAGTCAGAGTTAGCCCTCTCAAGGTTTAGCAGCTGCATAATGCTTGTGGCTTATGCCTCTTACCTTGTTTTCCAGTTAAAGGACCAGAGAGATTCCTATGATCCAGTTGGTGAG GAAGGATGCCAAAATGAAGGGAGCACAGATGATGAAGATGAAGTTGCCGAAATTTCAAAATGGGAAGCCATCACCTGGCTTGCAATTTTGACTGTTTGGATTTCAGTGCTCTCTGACTACTTGGTTGATGCCATTCAG GGTGCATCGGTTGCTTGGAACATACCTGTTGCTTTCATAAGTGTAATCTTGCTCCCAATTGTGGGTAATGCTGCCGAGCACGCAAGTGCAATTATCTTTGCCATGAAAGACAAGCTT GACATTTCTCTTGGAGTTGCTATTGGGTCATCTACACAGATATCCATGTTTGGG ATTCCTTTCTGCGTGGTAGTAGGTTGGATCATGGGACAACCAATGGACTTAAATTTCCAACTCTTCGAGACCGCAACACTCTTTATAACAGTACTAGTTGTAGCCTTCATGCTGCAG GAGGGAACGTCTAGCTATTTCAAAGGTTTAATGCTCATGCTATGCTATCTTATCGTTGCTGCCAGTTTTTTTGTACATGTTGATCCTCCTGTCGGTGAGTTCCTAATACAAAGATTCCCGGTGAAATCTCTTTCGAGTTTAGCATCCAGATTAATTCTTTCTTGCAAGCAAAAGAGCAAAAAGAGGTTTTGCTGCAATCTTGACCCACTTGATGAAACATGA
- the LOC103983977 gene encoding vacuolar cation/proton exchanger 3 isoform X1, producing the protein MTGKVRFSLDPHSSPQMDKINEKPQLAIVHSHLEMGSMDGRSEHEFEDESLVTPVNLSRRSNGLNGGYHGSFSTAEQDTSIRSLNDSLWRTLKVVLFTSKINILMPCGPLAVFIHHSFDDKGWVFFLSLLGIIPLAERLGFATEQLAFFTGPTVGGLLNATFGNATELIISIHALKGGMIRVVQQSLLGSILSNMLLVLGCAFFSGGIVFLKKEQVFDKAAAVVNSGLLLMAVMGLLFPAVLHSTHSEVHYGKSELALSRFSSCIMLVAYASYLVFQLKDQRDSYDPVGEEGCQNEGSTDDEDEVAEISKWEAITWLAILTVWISVLSDYLVDAIQGASVAWNIPVAFISVILLPIVGNAAEHASAIIFAMKDKLDISLGVAIGSSTQISMFGIPFCVVVGWIMGQPMDLNFQLFETATLFITVLVVAFMLQEGTSSYFKGLMLMLCYLIVAASFFVHVDPPVGEFLIQRFPVKSLSSLASRLILSCKQKSKKRFCCNLDPLDET; encoded by the exons ATGACCGGGAAGGTGCGATTCAGCCTCGATCCACACTCGTCGCCGCAG ATGGACAAAATTAATGAGAAACCGCAGCTGGCCATAGTTCACTCCCACTTAGAA ATGGGTTCTATGGATGGTAGATCAGAACACGAGTTTGAGGATGAAAGCCTTGTAACCCCTGTGAATCTTTCCAGAAGGTCTAATGGTCTGAATGGaggttatcatggttccttttctACTGCTGAGCAAGACACCAGTATCAGAAGTCTAAATGATAGTTTATGGAGGACCTTAAAAGTAGTATTGTTTACGTCCAAGATTAACATATTGATGCCTTGCGGACCTTTAGCGGTCTTCATCCATCATTCGTTTGATGATAAA GGATGGGTATTCTTCCTAAGCTTGCTCGGCATTATTCCATTGGCAGAGCGTTTGGGTTTTGCCACTGA ACAGCTAGCATTTTTCACGGGACCAACAG TGGGAGGGCTTTTAAATGCTACTTTTGGAAATGCAACAGAGTTAATAATATCAATCCATGCGCTAAAAGGTGGAATGATACGGGTTGTCCAACAGTCATTGTTAGGATCTATTTTGTCAAATATGCTGCTGGTCCTTGGGTGTGCATTCTTCAGTGGAGGGATTGTTTTCCTGAAAAAGGAGCAAGTTTTTGATAAG GCAGCTGCTGTAGTGAACTCTGGACTGCTCTTAATGGCAGTGATGGGCCTGCTTTTTCCTGCTGTTCTACATTCCACACATTCAGAAGTACATTATGGCAAGTCAGAGTTAGCCCTCTCAAGGTTTAGCAGCTGCATAATGCTTGTGGCTTATGCCTCTTACCTTGTTTTCCAGTTAAAGGACCAGAGAGATTCCTATGATCCAGTTGGTGAG GAAGGATGCCAAAATGAAGGGAGCACAGATGATGAAGATGAAGTTGCCGAAATTTCAAAATGGGAAGCCATCACCTGGCTTGCAATTTTGACTGTTTGGATTTCAGTGCTCTCTGACTACTTGGTTGATGCCATTCAG GGTGCATCGGTTGCTTGGAACATACCTGTTGCTTTCATAAGTGTAATCTTGCTCCCAATTGTGGGTAATGCTGCCGAGCACGCAAGTGCAATTATCTTTGCCATGAAAGACAAGCTT GACATTTCTCTTGGAGTTGCTATTGGGTCATCTACACAGATATCCATGTTTGGG ATTCCTTTCTGCGTGGTAGTAGGTTGGATCATGGGACAACCAATGGACTTAAATTTCCAACTCTTCGAGACCGCAACACTCTTTATAACAGTACTAGTTGTAGCCTTCATGCTGCAG GAGGGAACGTCTAGCTATTTCAAAGGTTTAATGCTCATGCTATGCTATCTTATCGTTGCTGCCAGTTTTTTTGTACATGTTGATCCTCCTGTCGGTGAGTTCCTAATACAAAGATTCCCGGTGAAATCTCTTTCGAGTTTAGCATCCAGATTAATTCTTTCTTGCAAGCAAAAGAGCAAAAAGAGGTTTTGCTGCAATCTTGACCCACTTGATGAAACATGA